In a genomic window of Alcanivorax sp.:
- a CDS encoding outer membrane beta-barrel protein, whose amino-acid sequence MKKILLLPLLIIASPGFASDVYQQDGYFGVQYNMLNQETGGDDLETSALQARFGMQFNPFVALEGRLGYGFDDDDISDGATTVSLDPEWLVGAYLKVGLDRSLPVAPYILLGHSTATAEVTTEVSTLFGTARNTEERTASDPSYGAGVEVNLSEETALTAEWVQLDDDDDFDLTTINIGFLQRF is encoded by the coding sequence ATGAAGAAAATATTGCTGTTGCCTTTGCTGATTATTGCCTCCCCTGGCTTTGCGTCGGATGTGTATCAACAGGATGGATATTTCGGCGTTCAGTACAACATGCTGAATCAGGAAACAGGGGGCGATGATCTTGAAACCTCGGCTCTGCAGGCCCGTTTCGGTATGCAGTTCAATCCTTTTGTGGCGCTGGAAGGTCGACTCGGATACGGCTTTGATGATGACGATATCAGTGATGGCGCCACCACGGTGTCACTGGATCCGGAATGGCTGGTAGGCGCCTATCTGAAAGTGGGTCTGGATCGAAGTCTTCCGGTGGCTCCGTATATTTTGCTGGGGCATTCCACCGCCACTGCAGAAGTCACCACGGAAGTCAGCACCCTGTTCGGGACGGCGCGTAACACCGAGGAGCGTACTGCCAGTGATCCCTCCTACGGCGCCGGGGTCGAAGTGAATCTCAGTGAAGAAACGGCGCTGACTGCCGAATGGGTGCAGCTTGACGATGATGATGATTTCGATCTGACTACCATCAACATCGGTTTCCTGCAGCGTTTTTAA
- a CDS encoding ATP-binding protein, protein MKFYPRTAFVRSAIVVGLVIGISQALTLWFFARNAYLPGIREYARLTVLQAELAFSSSGDEDARLAQRLAGATSIEVATPDNLHQGTVLLSQPVVSRFREELQERLREPVTVRLEDSRQPVLWVSAPSFQGQWLRVPMEFFRDYDRYLLLGWGVTVPLLAIIGGLLIARGLNLPLRRLARVALKVGRGEAVPVLDTSIGPEEIQAVNAAFNRMTSDLQQAQRDRALLLAGVSHDLRTPLTRLRLSAEFMQDDELAHGIIEDIEDMDAILDQFISFIRDGADEQPDLENLNDLIQEVAGKYPAEKIRYELQDLPRLMLKRLTVKRMLANLIGNALKYGAAPVEVRTAVTDNVVRLTVRDHGKGVREEDIPLLLQPFSRGEKARTLSGSGLGLAIVKRIVDMHHGEINLANHEHGGLLVEVRFPVTGKFVQPESLSAGVR, encoded by the coding sequence GTGAAGTTTTATCCCCGCACTGCCTTTGTCCGTTCTGCCATCGTGGTCGGGCTGGTCATCGGCATCAGCCAGGCGCTGACCCTGTGGTTCTTTGCCCGTAACGCCTACCTGCCCGGTATTCGCGAGTATGCCCGTCTGACAGTGCTGCAGGCGGAGCTGGCGTTTTCCTCTTCCGGTGATGAAGACGCTCGACTCGCCCAGCGGTTGGCCGGCGCCACCAGTATTGAAGTGGCCACTCCTGACAACCTGCATCAGGGTACCGTGCTGTTGTCCCAGCCGGTGGTCAGCCGCTTTCGGGAAGAGTTGCAGGAGCGTCTGCGCGAGCCGGTCACGGTAAGGCTGGAGGACAGTCGCCAGCCGGTGCTGTGGGTCAGTGCGCCGTCGTTTCAGGGGCAGTGGTTGCGGGTGCCCATGGAATTCTTCCGTGACTATGATCGCTACCTGCTGCTGGGCTGGGGGGTGACAGTGCCGCTGCTGGCCATTATCGGCGGCCTGTTGATTGCCCGGGGTCTTAATCTGCCGTTGCGCAGGCTGGCCCGGGTAGCATTGAAAGTGGGCCGTGGTGAAGCGGTGCCGGTGCTGGATACCAGTATCGGGCCGGAGGAGATTCAGGCGGTGAACGCGGCTTTCAACCGGATGACCAGCGATCTGCAACAGGCCCAGCGGGACCGGGCCCTGTTGCTGGCGGGGGTGTCCCATGACCTGCGTACACCGCTGACCCGATTGCGATTGTCGGCGGAATTCATGCAGGACGATGAGCTGGCCCACGGCATTATCGAAGACATCGAGGATATGGACGCCATTCTCGACCAGTTCATTTCCTTTATCCGCGACGGTGCCGATGAGCAGCCGGACCTGGAAAATCTCAACGATCTGATACAGGAAGTGGCTGGCAAGTATCCTGCTGAAAAAATTCGTTATGAGTTGCAGGATCTGCCGCGTCTGATGCTCAAGCGGCTTACCGTAAAGCGAATGCTGGCCAATCTGATTGGTAATGCGCTCAAGTATGGCGCGGCACCTGTGGAGGTGCGCACCGCTGTCACCGACAATGTGGTGCGACTGACTGTCAGGGACCATGGCAAGGGTGTTCGCGAAGAGGACATTCCCCTGTTGTTGCAGCCGTTTTCCCGGGGTGAGAAAGCTCGCACCCTCAGTGGTAGTGGTCTGGGGCTGGCCATCGTCAAGCGCATTGTCGACATGCATCACGGCGAAATTAATCTGGCTAACCATGAACACGGTGGTTTGCTGGTGGAAGTACGTTTCCCGGTGACCGGCAAGTTTGTGCAGCCGGAATCGCTCTCTGCGGGGGTACGTTAA
- the ompR gene encoding two-component system response regulator OmpR — protein sequence MTEQQDKILVVDDDARLRSLLQRFLEEAGYAVKAVGDAEQMDRALSREIYSLMVLDLMLPGEDGLSICRRLREAENRMPIIMLTAKGDDAERIEGLDAGADDYLPKPFNPRELDARIRAVLRRHVRELPGAPSKEEGGVNFGPWELDLGNRTLLRDGDPQNLTTGEFAVLKALVQNPREPLTRDKLMSLARGREWSAMERSIDVQVSRLRRLLEDDPSKPRYIQTVWGVGYVFVPD from the coding sequence GTGACAGAACAACAGGATAAAATTCTCGTCGTCGATGACGACGCCCGTCTGCGCAGTCTGCTGCAGCGTTTTCTCGAAGAGGCGGGCTATGCCGTCAAGGCGGTGGGCGATGCGGAGCAGATGGATCGGGCCCTGTCCCGGGAAATCTATTCGCTGATGGTGCTGGACCTGATGCTGCCCGGGGAAGATGGCCTGTCCATCTGCCGGCGTCTGCGTGAGGCGGAAAACCGGATGCCGATCATCATGCTGACCGCCAAGGGCGATGATGCGGAGCGCATCGAGGGGTTGGATGCAGGTGCCGATGATTATCTCCCCAAGCCGTTCAATCCCCGGGAGCTGGATGCCCGTATTCGGGCAGTGCTGCGCCGTCACGTACGTGAATTACCCGGTGCGCCCAGTAAGGAAGAAGGTGGGGTGAACTTCGGCCCCTGGGAGCTGGACCTGGGTAACCGCACCCTGTTGCGCGATGGCGATCCGCAGAATCTGACCACCGGTGAATTCGCCGTGCTCAAGGCCCTGGTGCAAAACCCCCGCGAGCCGCTCACCCGTGACAAGCTGATGAGTCTGGCCCGGGGGCGCGAATGGTCCGCCATGGAGCGTTCCATCGACGTGCAGGTATCGCGGCTGCGGCGCCTGCTGGAAGACGATCCCTCCAAGCCCCGTTATATCCAGACTGTCTGGGGTGTGGGTTATGTGTTTGTGCCGGATTGA